A DNA window from Acetobacter aceti NBRC 14818 contains the following coding sequences:
- the serA gene encoding phosphoglycerate dehydrogenase — protein MTPHLSLPKDKIRILLLEGVHDSAVALLKASGYESVTRHKGALEGNALKEALEGVHVVGIRSRTQLTREVLEGADRLFAIGCFCIGTNQVDLDAARELAIPVFNAPYSNTRSVAELVMGEIVMLLRRIFPRSVGCHEGKWDKSATNSWEVRGKTLGIIGYGSIGSQLSVLAEAFGLRVLYFDVVDKLPHGNATACDTLETLLSESDIVSLHVPQLPSTKNMIGAEQIRQMKPGSFLINNARGNVVDLDAAAEALKSGHLLGAAIDVFPVEPKVAGEQFVSPLRGLDNVILSPHIGGSTVEAQERIGVEVARKLVEYSDIGSTLGAVNFPSVQLPQSPRGTRFMHVHHNLPGVMSKINDIFSNEGCNVTAQYLQTDGEIGYVVVDAETGGNDDKDMHLLSLLRELKGTVRARLLYQGT, from the coding sequence ATGACACCTCATCTGTCCCTCCCGAAGGACAAAATCCGCATCCTGCTTCTTGAGGGCGTACACGACAGTGCTGTCGCGCTCCTGAAAGCCAGTGGCTATGAGAGCGTCACCCGACACAAGGGCGCCCTTGAAGGCAATGCCCTGAAAGAAGCCCTTGAGGGTGTGCATGTAGTGGGCATCCGTTCCCGCACGCAGCTGACCCGTGAAGTTCTCGAAGGCGCTGACCGCCTGTTCGCCATCGGTTGCTTCTGCATTGGAACAAACCAGGTGGATCTCGACGCTGCCCGCGAACTGGCGATTCCCGTCTTCAACGCCCCCTACAGCAACACACGCTCTGTCGCTGAACTGGTGATGGGTGAAATCGTGATGCTGCTGCGCCGGATCTTCCCGCGCTCGGTCGGCTGCCACGAAGGCAAATGGGACAAATCCGCGACCAACAGCTGGGAAGTCCGCGGCAAGACGCTGGGCATCATCGGCTATGGCTCGATCGGCTCACAGCTTTCGGTTCTGGCCGAAGCTTTCGGTCTGCGCGTCCTCTATTTCGACGTCGTCGACAAGCTGCCGCATGGCAACGCAACGGCCTGCGATACACTTGAGACACTTCTGTCCGAGAGCGACATCGTCAGCCTGCATGTTCCGCAGCTCCCCAGCACAAAGAACATGATCGGCGCGGAGCAGATCCGTCAGATGAAGCCGGGCTCCTTCCTCATCAACAACGCCCGCGGCAACGTGGTCGATCTTGATGCGGCAGCCGAAGCCCTGAAATCCGGTCACCTTCTGGGTGCGGCCATCGACGTGTTCCCGGTCGAGCCGAAAGTGGCTGGCGAGCAGTTCGTCTCTCCGCTGCGCGGACTCGACAACGTGATCCTCTCCCCGCACATCGGCGGTTCAACCGTCGAGGCTCAGGAGCGCATCGGTGTTGAAGTCGCCCGCAAGCTGGTCGAATACTCGGACATCGGCTCCACTCTGGGCGCTGTAAATTTTCCGAGCGTGCAGCTTCCGCAGAGCCCGCGCGGCACCCGCTTCATGCATGTGCACCACAACCTTCCCGGCGTGATGTCGAAGATCAACGACATCTTCTCCAACGAAGGCTGCAACGTTACGGCGCAGTATCTCCAGACAGACGGCGAGATCGGTTATGTCGTGGTTGATGCCGAAACCGGCGGAAACGACGACAAGGACATGCATCTGCTGTCTCTGCTGCGGGAACTGAAAGGCACCGTGCGCGCACGCCTGCTCTATCAGGGCACCTGA
- a CDS encoding YifB family Mg chelatase-like AAA ATPase — protein MINTRVRAFAFSGITAVPVWVEVQIANGLPAFLIVGLPDKAVGEARERVRAAMTSMGLALPPKRILVNLVPADLLKEGSHFDLPIALAVLAAMEIIPIEELGRYAALGELSLDGRINRVPNVISASLGAAEMELGLICPAVQGSEALFGGNSDILAAPDLVGLVNHFRGEQVLSPPVFSATEEIAHSFPDMADVKGMEVARRALEIAAAGGHSILMSGAPGSGKSMLAARLPGLLPDLTPSEALEVTRIYSAAGIISEDGGPVRRPPFRDPHHSASQPALIGGGAKAKPGEISLAHRGVLFLDELPEFSRQALESLRQPLETGQTTIARAAAHITYPARFQLVAAMNPCRCGYLGDASRECRKAPRCGEDYLNRLSGPLLDRMDLWVSMQPLSPVDMMTAPAGESSVTIRERVAAARNFQHARGQAVRNAEANPDQFELENDARSLLTDAARKLRLSARGFTRLLRVSRTIADFEAAPLIGKQHVAEAVSFRHRSRLS, from the coding sequence ATGATCAACACGCGCGTCCGTGCTTTTGCTTTTTCAGGGATCACGGCCGTTCCGGTCTGGGTGGAAGTCCAGATCGCGAACGGCCTTCCCGCTTTTCTGATTGTAGGACTGCCTGACAAGGCGGTTGGTGAAGCGCGCGAACGTGTCCGCGCCGCCATGACCTCCATGGGTCTGGCCCTTCCTCCCAAACGAATCCTCGTCAATCTGGTGCCTGCCGATCTTCTCAAGGAAGGCTCGCATTTCGATCTGCCCATCGCCCTCGCCGTGCTGGCGGCCATGGAAATCATCCCGATCGAGGAGCTCGGACGTTATGCCGCTCTGGGAGAACTGTCTCTCGATGGCCGCATCAACCGCGTCCCGAATGTCATCTCCGCCTCACTTGGTGCCGCAGAAATGGAACTCGGCCTGATCTGTCCCGCCGTGCAGGGTAGTGAAGCGCTCTTCGGCGGCAATTCCGATATTCTCGCCGCGCCGGATCTTGTCGGACTGGTGAATCATTTTCGCGGCGAGCAGGTTCTATCGCCTCCGGTTTTTTCCGCCACCGAAGAAATCGCCCACTCATTCCCGGACATGGCCGACGTAAAGGGAATGGAAGTCGCAAGGCGGGCGCTGGAAATCGCCGCTGCCGGTGGCCACTCCATCCTGATGTCAGGCGCGCCGGGTTCTGGAAAATCCATGCTCGCGGCCCGTCTGCCCGGCCTGCTGCCAGACCTCACGCCATCGGAAGCGCTGGAGGTCACCCGTATCTACAGCGCTGCGGGGATCATAAGCGAAGACGGCGGTCCCGTTCGCCGGCCACCCTTCCGTGACCCGCATCACTCGGCCAGCCAGCCGGCACTAATCGGTGGCGGAGCCAAGGCAAAACCGGGTGAAATCAGTCTGGCTCACCGTGGTGTTCTTTTTCTGGACGAGCTTCCGGAATTCTCACGACAGGCTCTGGAATCCCTGAGACAACCGCTTGAGACCGGCCAGACGACAATTGCCCGCGCCGCCGCTCACATCACCTACCCTGCCCGCTTCCAGCTCGTAGCCGCGATGAATCCCTGCCGGTGTGGTTATCTTGGCGACGCCAGCCGGGAATGTCGCAAAGCGCCTCGCTGTGGAGAAGATTATCTCAACCGTCTTTCCGGCCCACTACTCGATCGTATGGATCTGTGGGTCAGCATGCAGCCGCTCTCACCGGTCGACATGATGACAGCGCCTGCCGGAGAAAGCTCCGTCACAATAAGGGAACGCGTAGCGGCTGCGCGAAATTTCCAACATGCACGGGGACAGGCCGTTCGCAATGCGGAAGCCAATCCGGATCAATTTGAGCTTGAGAATGACGCCAGATCGTTGCTGACGGATGCGGCCAGAAAACTGCGCCTGTCAGCACGTGGCTTTACCCGGCTATTGCGCGTGTCCCGCACGATAGCGGATTTTGAAGCCGCTCCTCTCATCGGGAAACAGCACGTTGCTGAAGCGGTTAGCTTCAGGCACCGCAGCCGCCTGTCCTGA
- a CDS encoding energy transducer TonB, which yields MTASPRPSATPGTKKEPLLVGTGKQRDTSKTRHAALEEETDAAGRIGLRPAFIAKTGAYRNLKSAKTPLSPRQVFADPDLLFIFLFSALLHALLLAFAIYMSLYHAPRGNPQASETGSVDMMFVTPPAESGMKGEHSDQQAGGTSATKSSQSSEAQPEQSEAAEGTDRPTPETPAAPPIPEAPSDESYPKPANENAPVNPASNKAGKASRQTTKQSAPRKQTARQTPTHQRAPSPFDSMTDLSLDQSSAPPRPRHHGRTGGSGGPIDLSLGPLVQNGKLNTPFATRSTVRGVSDDYSEEVDRWIRRHMYYPEEAAQNGEEGPSSVHVVLDRSGNVRFVRLTNQSGSYLLDAATTGMFRNAHLPPIPPGITGDHFDLDVTVNYILIRH from the coding sequence ATGACGGCGTCGCCACGGCCTTCAGCTACGCCCGGAACGAAGAAAGAGCCCTTGCTCGTCGGTACCGGGAAACAGCGGGATACCTCCAAAACAAGACATGCAGCTCTGGAAGAGGAAACCGATGCCGCGGGTCGTATCGGTCTGCGCCCGGCGTTCATTGCGAAAACGGGAGCGTATCGTAACCTCAAATCCGCTAAAACACCGCTCTCCCCCCGGCAGGTTTTCGCGGATCCCGATCTGCTGTTCATTTTTCTGTTTTCCGCGCTTCTTCATGCGCTTCTGCTGGCCTTCGCCATCTACATGTCGCTGTATCACGCCCCTCGCGGCAACCCACAGGCGAGTGAAACCGGCTCAGTGGACATGATGTTTGTCACGCCGCCGGCAGAAAGCGGCATGAAAGGCGAGCACTCGGACCAGCAGGCAGGCGGAACGTCCGCGACAAAGTCATCGCAAAGCAGCGAAGCACAGCCCGAACAGTCCGAAGCTGCTGAAGGCACGGATCGCCCCACTCCGGAAACACCCGCAGCCCCGCCAATACCGGAGGCTCCATCGGACGAAAGCTATCCGAAACCGGCCAATGAAAACGCTCCGGTCAACCCGGCCTCCAACAAGGCAGGCAAGGCCAGCCGCCAGACAACAAAGCAATCCGCACCGCGCAAGCAAACTGCCCGACAGACGCCAACCCACCAGCGTGCCCCGTCGCCCTTTGATTCCATGACCGATCTGTCACTGGACCAGTCATCAGCGCCTCCACGCCCACGTCACCACGGTCGTACGGGCGGGTCAGGCGGCCCGATCGACCTGTCTCTTGGGCCACTGGTGCAGAACGGCAAGCTGAACACGCCATTCGCCACCCGCAGCACCGTGCGCGGCGTCAGCGATGATTACAGCGAAGAAGTCGATCGCTGGATCAGACGGCATATGTATTATCCGGAAGAAGCCGCCCAGAACGGCGAGGAAGGCCCGTCTTCCGTCCATGTTGTGCTGGACCGGTCAGGAAATGTACGGTTTGTGCGTCTGACAAACCAGTCAGGCTCCTACCTGCTTGACGCAGCCACGACCGGCATGTTCCGTAACGCCCATCTTCCACCCATTCCGCCAGGAATTACGGGCGATCATTTCGATCTGGATGTGACGGTGAACTACATTCTGATCCGTCATTAA
- a CDS encoding histidine phosphatase family protein produces the protein MIVLRHCQSEFNRLFTATRKDPGIADPPLSEKGEKQAEELVQALVGEGIRHIIVSPYTRALQTAEPIARALNITPTINPLIRERAAFSCDIGSPPAALALNWPELDFSGLDEMWWSSAIESPEAVEERAALFRAEMAASPMWRDTLVVSHWAFLLAFTRSSVENGSWFRLDPTVPPAIS, from the coding sequence ATGATCGTTCTTCGCCATTGTCAGTCCGAGTTCAACCGGCTTTTCACCGCGACCCGAAAGGATCCCGGCATTGCCGATCCGCCTCTCTCCGAGAAGGGAGAGAAACAGGCGGAAGAGCTTGTTCAGGCGCTGGTGGGCGAGGGGATCAGACACATTATTGTCTCTCCTTATACAAGGGCTCTGCAGACCGCAGAACCGATTGCCCGTGCGCTGAACATTACGCCGACCATCAATCCTCTGATCCGGGAGCGTGCTGCTTTCTCCTGCGATATAGGCAGTCCGCCTGCCGCATTGGCATTGAATTGGCCCGAGCTCGATTTCTCGGGACTGGATGAAATGTGGTGGAGTTCCGCCATCGAGTCTCCGGAGGCCGTGGAGGAACGGGCCGCGTTGTTCCGCGCCGAAATGGCGGCCTCGCCGATGTGGCGTGACACGCTGGTGGTTTCCCACTGGGCATTTTTACTGGCGTTTACCCGAAGCAGCGTTGAGAACGGTTCATGGTTCAGACTTGATCCGACCGTGCCGCCTGCCATCTCCTGA
- the hisN gene encoding histidinol-phosphatase, producing the protein MSHDLDQLVRTAHALADVAGAVIRPFFRSRLAPSDKSDESPVTIADRMAERVMRAQLAELHPDHAILGEEFGLHESTSGYQWTLDPIDGTRAFITGRPTFGTLISLSFEGKPIIGIIDQPVTGERWIGVEGRPTLFRSGFGEPSGFAPITTRPCASLAEADLSCTSPEMLEDAPRPVWNTLKAAAKRVSWGGDCYAYGLLAGGHIDVIAECDMKPWDWSALVPIVEGAGGIMTDWNGQTLRHDGDRTVLATGNRALHEAAVACLRS; encoded by the coding sequence ATGTCCCACGATCTCGACCAGCTTGTCAGAACGGCTCACGCGCTCGCAGACGTGGCCGGGGCCGTCATCCGCCCCTTCTTCCGCTCCCGCCTCGCCCCCTCCGACAAAAGCGATGAAAGCCCGGTCACAATTGCCGACCGCATGGCCGAGCGGGTCATGCGCGCCCAGCTTGCCGAACTGCATCCCGACCATGCGATTCTGGGTGAGGAATTCGGTCTGCACGAAAGCACCAGCGGCTATCAGTGGACGCTCGATCCCATCGACGGTACCCGCGCCTTCATCACGGGACGTCCGACGTTTGGCACACTGATTTCGCTCTCCTTCGAGGGCAAGCCGATCATCGGCATCATCGATCAGCCCGTCACCGGTGAACGCTGGATCGGCGTGGAAGGTCGCCCAACGCTGTTTCGCTCCGGATTCGGGGAGCCGTCCGGTTTCGCTCCCATCACGACCCGCCCGTGCGCCAGTCTGGCGGAAGCCGATCTTTCCTGCACATCACCGGAAATGCTGGAAGACGCGCCTCGTCCCGTATGGAACACACTGAAAGCCGCTGCCAAGCGGGTCAGTTGGGGAGGCGATTGCTACGCTTATGGTCTGCTGGCTGGCGGGCATATCGATGTCATCGCGGAGTGCGATATGAAGCCATGGGACTGGAGCGCTCTGGTCCCCATCGTGGAAGGCGCCGGTGGAATCATGACCGACTGGAATGGCCAGACATTGCGTCACGATGGGGATCGTACCGTGCTCGCCACTGGCAACCGGGCTCTTCACGAAGCGGCAGTCGCCTGCCTTCGTTCCTGA
- a CDS encoding c-type cytochrome has protein sequence MDFAAANRGAFVILLVAAMMGASWLTGSMVIPDRLPTRPVIVTPEDDPAAPFPTGNVENGAILANAICSRCHSFTPSAQDTAGPSLFGVYGRPTGRQPGYTYSSSLVSLGGQWDEARLNAWLRNPAAFSPGTRMSFRGLPDINGRADIIAWLKTLH, from the coding sequence GGGGCTTTTGTCATCCTTCTCGTCGCGGCGATGATGGGTGCCTCGTGGCTCACCGGGTCCATGGTGATCCCTGACCGTCTCCCCACCCGACCGGTCATTGTTACACCGGAAGATGACCCGGCAGCACCATTCCCCACAGGCAATGTCGAAAATGGCGCCATTCTGGCCAATGCGATCTGCTCCCGCTGCCACAGCTTCACGCCCTCTGCTCAGGACACCGCCGGTCCTTCCCTGTTCGGCGTGTATGGTCGCCCCACCGGCAGACAGCCGGGCTATACCTATTCCAGCAGCCTCGTTTCTCTCGGTGGTCAGTGGGATGAGGCCCGGCTGAACGCCTGGCTGCGAAACCCGGCGGCCTTCAGTCCCGGCACGCGGATGTCATTTCGCGGTCTCCCAGACATCAACGGGCGCGCCGATATCATCGCTTGGCTCAAAACCCTGCACTGA
- the secB gene encoding protein-export chaperone SecB translates to MSDTMTQGVPPALPLAVNLQYTKDLSFEVPHGPEIFTALTAAPQISVNIDVQANRLQNDQPHFEVALTIKAEADEAPATEGGPAGRKVFIAELTYAAVVTLNNPPAELVEPLLLVEVPRLIFPFARNILGDVTRDGGFPPVVLQPIDFVALWQARRAEASQTVGHA, encoded by the coding sequence ATGTCTGACACCATGACTCAGGGCGTTCCGCCGGCTCTCCCGCTTGCCGTCAATCTTCAGTACACGAAGGACCTGTCTTTCGAAGTGCCGCATGGTCCCGAGATCTTCACGGCTCTGACGGCTGCTCCCCAGATTTCCGTCAATATCGACGTGCAGGCCAATCGTCTCCAGAACGATCAGCCGCATTTTGAAGTCGCCCTGACAATCAAGGCTGAAGCGGACGAAGCGCCCGCTACCGAAGGTGGTCCGGCTGGCCGCAAGGTGTTCATTGCCGAGCTGACCTATGCAGCTGTTGTCACGCTGAACAACCCGCCGGCTGAACTGGTCGAGCCTCTGCTGCTGGTTGAAGTGCCGCGTCTGATCTTCCCGTTTGCCCGCAACATTCTGGGCGATGTCACGCGTGATGGCGGTTTCCCGCCGGTTGTGCTGCAGCCGATTGACTTTGTAGCCCTGTGGCAGGCTCGCCGCGCCGAAGCATCCCAGACAGTCGGCCACGCCTGA